In the genome of Corallococcus soli, one region contains:
- a CDS encoding HEAT repeat domain-containing protein codes for MPPAPQASVAPDPLYLFEGVEVFGLRKLPREELLRLIGMPAPGSRFNLEAGEFTPHLVESKPRLLAAHPLPFCRYSMVTYPPTRTFRVTVDLVEPGDEWRMRFAPAPTGSVEDPGGLIAAWGAYQQTYWTLRREGAVSETSVGGCRALTCYGGFDHPQLAPLEATFLEGVPRHTDALVRVLREDRDDSKRMTAAILLSYVRSREALVRYLVPAVHDPFEGVRNEALRLLGTAQEGQPKGLLPLEPVLEALWFPLSSDRNKAAWALVRVVEAEGGARRTQILNQAGEVLVEMAGMRQAVDREPARKVLTLLAGRDLGEDVAAWREWVARTRTAPARH; via the coding sequence GTGCCGCCTGCTCCCCAGGCCTCCGTGGCGCCCGACCCGCTGTACCTCTTCGAAGGCGTGGAGGTGTTCGGCCTCCGCAAGCTGCCCCGGGAGGAGTTGCTCCGGCTCATCGGCATGCCTGCGCCCGGCTCGCGCTTCAACCTGGAGGCGGGCGAATTCACGCCGCACTTGGTGGAGAGCAAGCCGCGCCTGCTCGCCGCGCATCCGCTGCCGTTCTGCCGGTATTCGATGGTCACCTATCCCCCGACGCGCACCTTCCGCGTCACCGTGGATCTGGTCGAACCGGGGGACGAATGGCGGATGCGCTTCGCTCCGGCGCCCACGGGCTCGGTCGAGGACCCCGGTGGTCTCATCGCCGCGTGGGGGGCCTACCAGCAGACCTACTGGACGCTCCGCCGGGAGGGCGCGGTGAGCGAGACCTCCGTCGGTGGCTGCCGGGCCCTGACGTGCTACGGCGGCTTCGACCACCCCCAGCTCGCGCCGCTCGAAGCGACCTTCCTCGAAGGCGTGCCCCGGCACACCGACGCGCTGGTGCGCGTGCTGCGCGAGGACCGGGACGATTCGAAGCGGATGACCGCCGCCATCCTCCTGTCCTACGTGCGCTCGCGTGAGGCGCTGGTGCGCTATCTGGTTCCCGCCGTCCACGACCCCTTCGAGGGCGTGCGCAACGAAGCCCTGCGGCTGTTGGGCACCGCGCAGGAGGGGCAGCCGAAGGGGCTCCTCCCGCTGGAGCCCGTGCTGGAGGCGCTGTGGTTCCCGTTGTCCTCGGACCGCAACAAGGCCGCCTGGGCGCTGGTGCGCGTCGTGGAGGCGGAGGGCGGCGCGCGGCGGACGCAGATCCTCAACCAGGCGGGCGAGGTGTTGGTGGAGATGGCGGGCATGCGGCAGGCCGTCGACCGGGAGCCCGCGCGCAAGGTGCTGACCCTGCTCGCGGGCCGCGACCTGGGCGAGGACGTCGCGGCCTGGCGCGAATGGGTGGCCCGGACCCGCACCGCTCCCGCCAGGCATTGA
- a CDS encoding RHS repeat-associated core domain-containing protein: MKKRWNRGAVRGLAVSGLLLVGLGVAWASGTLTTEELQQRVDQAPLSPAPPLGGPGSAGVSSSAPVPVGSLRPTYSETDYSLTSAIGDFAFTRTFTASTHANVLGIPGKNLSLPFGRVLHSNGTSSAYRWRHNLFSYVLMGADWARDSSGTDVTVSSFCDVVAPSGATMHFSPCGGDSFPVGTFATSARDQGVKLRRDSDGFTLFSPEGRFRYTHTAGVGGRTQVALPYRIWGFAYFLTEVEPTSYGNPVELVGAAGQRLIASLQYHAEKPAGCTAPSTTFVKPAQLVQYASLSNGSRLAFVYASRPTQGTIPSFTHECVLDRVDLEEGTSGTGQGTRNVVTYDYGMHDENGQIVSNPAGMLSGARFYVGNAQNVPAGAEAPVPPQMTYSWVDNEALGTVRWKIFRDGALVTNKTLHRANFYVLKDEDDWTWQTVTASLYGTGFYCGPGVLTGTCAGQQWQNFSEPASAGDGYRQFSTMLTRSFVASESRSHGVETTGAVVKCGTEGVNNDGDCKGVGISLAAQQSRSWNSIELPVQSTLNIVPERFVAMAKTQRDSRDAYSVFTNKLAKRGDSDAEHVPWQDFNFFMPPGELKRADFGALDANGAGALLTKTYSYEYGRAGTSPAYEQLLKTESATSAVASRVGAGVQATWTYQYEPTTNRLMAKVRSGYTREFTTSFGALVLKHQAVFYRTHRSCTGETAAQADPQARVVEVEGPCWVTGPDATSCSGPSPVTHYFYGAANATNGQQQHLIRKRVYASFVSQGWSPRCQHNQYLDTTYDAYDEQGRLLKTTDPAGVQTVLSYSSGKLVRKTVKAGTLPDLITDYGYDNGTTHGDYVRHPDGRYEVHCYRAGTNGACVGGTLKDKLQWKATAASASGANYSERVNYFYRLGRLIKEETLAPGGIVRARRTYDADPLGRLTYQGIGEQWGDGASSNSSYSSTSLFDTEDNRIREGLPYLASLGRPAAFCGGFNTTTGALNSLPPECRSFEYDRLNRLVSMLEAAGPTGGIAASATHVAYDEAGNVKGIKQGCAPGTTMASCANQPALEYLHDDFGNLLVVTAPWGATLPSGAGITWFAYDAVGNPIAKQTSEMGQSASWMAYQYDALGRTRVVEARTATQTERLSRTFYEDPFPPFTDGCPGKYRGKPHYTVDSFGATWFSYDAFGRLIAKYRVRGAETDPPSRDCNTSPYFSGKDSPNHIFKYDSVGRLVGEIYPYGREIEYRYHPSFTGMPHRVSDIYVAHLYPNGTSSNDPLITSVEWEPYGGLKAYKTHSRGEAGVPSSAQVRYHQGGANAGMADCSSSSFTQAVDSAGVPFGRLSGLSVSRVITGDVFKRAYRYKADQLEGEDTCILQTSSTDHPTTQEYRGPSGEPGYDARLQLSRVTNRHDNGGWMVTDRTISYAYDVRGNRTSETQNGFTVQSEYVNSFPRVDQLSRRNFSAPVCQSGQLGCLPYGITTKYWHDLAGRMTNADWYLSPTSTQAYYSVSLNATLASPLDIGAVYRQVSTSQEGGPGSSSEYFYDAGGRRRLKLTWDGREDEYFYSGTQLLVDVGHTAANPNTTDYILDEYVWLDGRPVALIKSRFAHSPFLRVADNTQDCSRFGVESDVPCGTYFPVTDGLGKPVLLLDSRGRISGTGDYEPFGHVNRVAHFAAARDNFSSPVATLRTPSNPGLVTQVRGRFEWVEAHGLARVYLADAQGEPLPGPNDGDGRIWGGAKGRTATLGWVRAPANGVFYVRMSPDVDGQTHTEAHLSGFEYRRYEATAKPVWLPLRLPGQYFDPETDLFENWNRFYDPSIGRYLAPEPKALDPEYVLAQAKAGMNVLVYAYAANNPVFFSDPTGLELSRLEELMVELGKKLQQLVAAEQKKKEQDMREPIARVDEIVSEDNETHEEVKDLQVVGPWMGESSRKNETKANADTVATIHGHVLKSDKDLPSFLDYQSAQSVPAGVRKHDVYIVTSGGKLFQVKAGSGRINVYDPKKGGGNGSFVDSGKAFRDLK; encoded by the coding sequence CTCTTCAGTTATGTCCTGATGGGAGCGGATTGGGCGAGGGATTCATCCGGGACGGACGTCACCGTCAGCTCTTTCTGTGATGTGGTTGCGCCATCGGGCGCGACCATGCACTTCAGCCCGTGCGGTGGAGATTCCTTTCCGGTGGGTACCTTCGCGACCTCCGCCAGGGATCAAGGCGTCAAGCTTCGCAGGGACAGTGATGGCTTCACGCTCTTCAGCCCGGAAGGGCGTTTTCGCTACACCCACACGGCCGGCGTCGGAGGCAGGACGCAGGTCGCCCTCCCTTATCGGATCTGGGGCTTCGCCTACTTCCTGACCGAGGTGGAGCCCACCAGCTACGGGAACCCGGTGGAGCTGGTAGGGGCGGCAGGCCAACGCCTCATCGCCTCCCTGCAATATCATGCGGAAAAACCCGCCGGCTGCACGGCGCCGTCGACGACCTTCGTCAAGCCCGCCCAGTTGGTCCAATACGCCAGTCTGTCGAATGGCTCTCGGCTTGCGTTTGTCTATGCCAGTCGCCCCACGCAAGGGACCATCCCGTCATTCACCCATGAGTGTGTCCTGGACAGGGTCGATCTGGAGGAAGGCACGTCAGGGACGGGACAGGGGACTCGCAATGTCGTGACGTATGACTATGGGATGCACGACGAAAATGGCCAGATCGTCTCCAATCCGGCCGGCATGTTGAGCGGCGCTCGCTTCTATGTCGGAAATGCCCAGAACGTCCCTGCCGGCGCGGAAGCTCCGGTGCCGCCCCAGATGACCTACAGCTGGGTCGACAATGAAGCGTTGGGGACCGTGCGCTGGAAGATCTTCCGGGATGGTGCCCTGGTCACCAACAAGACGTTGCACCGGGCAAACTTCTACGTCCTCAAGGATGAGGACGATTGGACCTGGCAGACCGTCACGGCGTCTCTCTATGGCACGGGGTTCTACTGTGGGCCTGGCGTGCTGACCGGGACGTGTGCTGGGCAGCAGTGGCAGAACTTCAGTGAACCTGCCAGTGCGGGAGATGGTTACAGGCAATTCTCGACGATGCTGACACGTTCATTCGTCGCCTCGGAGTCACGCTCGCATGGTGTCGAGACGACGGGTGCGGTGGTGAAGTGCGGGACGGAGGGGGTCAACAACGACGGTGACTGCAAGGGTGTGGGCATCAGTCTGGCGGCGCAGCAGTCCCGCTCCTGGAACAGCATTGAGTTGCCCGTCCAGTCCACGCTCAACATCGTGCCGGAACGCTTTGTCGCGATGGCGAAGACCCAGCGTGACTCACGAGATGCCTACTCCGTCTTCACCAACAAGCTTGCGAAGAGGGGCGACAGCGATGCGGAGCATGTCCCGTGGCAGGACTTCAACTTCTTCATGCCTCCGGGGGAACTCAAGCGGGCTGATTTCGGGGCCCTGGATGCGAATGGTGCCGGCGCGCTGCTCACGAAAACCTATTCCTATGAATACGGTCGTGCGGGGACGAGCCCTGCCTATGAGCAACTGCTGAAGACGGAATCCGCGACGTCCGCTGTGGCCAGCCGGGTAGGGGCAGGGGTTCAGGCAACCTGGACGTATCAATACGAACCCACGACGAACCGGCTGATGGCCAAGGTGCGCAGTGGCTACACGAGGGAGTTCACGACCAGCTTTGGTGCTCTGGTTCTGAAGCATCAGGCGGTCTTCTATCGTACCCATCGCTCGTGTACGGGTGAGACAGCAGCCCAGGCGGATCCGCAGGCGCGCGTTGTTGAGGTCGAAGGACCGTGCTGGGTCACGGGGCCGGACGCGACGTCCTGCAGTGGCCCGTCTCCTGTGACGCACTACTTCTACGGGGCGGCGAATGCGACGAATGGCCAGCAACAACACCTCATCCGCAAACGCGTCTACGCGTCATTCGTGAGCCAGGGGTGGTCGCCAAGATGCCAGCACAATCAGTACCTTGACACCACCTACGACGCCTATGACGAGCAGGGGCGGCTGCTCAAGACGACTGACCCTGCCGGGGTCCAGACCGTCTTGTCCTACAGCTCAGGAAAGCTGGTTCGCAAGACGGTGAAGGCCGGTACCTTGCCGGACCTCATCACGGACTACGGTTATGACAACGGTACCACGCATGGTGACTACGTCCGCCATCCGGACGGTCGCTACGAAGTGCACTGCTATCGAGCGGGAACGAACGGCGCCTGCGTTGGTGGGACGCTGAAAGACAAGCTGCAGTGGAAGGCAACCGCTGCCTCTGCCAGCGGCGCGAACTACAGCGAACGGGTGAACTACTTCTACCGCTTGGGTCGCCTCATCAAGGAGGAGACACTGGCGCCAGGGGGCATTGTCCGTGCCCGTAGGACCTATGATGCTGATCCGCTGGGTCGTCTCACGTATCAGGGTATTGGAGAACAGTGGGGTGACGGGGCGAGCTCGAACTCCAGCTACTCCTCGACGAGCCTCTTCGATACCGAGGACAACCGGATCCGCGAGGGGTTGCCGTACCTCGCCAGTCTTGGCCGTCCGGCTGCGTTTTGCGGCGGCTTCAATACGACGACGGGGGCGCTCAACAGTCTCCCGCCTGAGTGCCGCTCATTCGAGTACGACCGGCTCAACCGGCTGGTGTCGATGCTGGAAGCAGCGGGCCCGACGGGAGGAATCGCGGCTTCAGCGACCCATGTCGCCTATGACGAAGCGGGCAACGTCAAGGGAATCAAGCAAGGGTGTGCCCCCGGGACCACGATGGCCAGCTGTGCCAACCAACCGGCCCTGGAATACCTCCACGATGACTTTGGCAACCTGTTGGTGGTCACGGCTCCGTGGGGAGCGACCTTGCCGTCAGGTGCTGGCATCACCTGGTTTGCCTATGACGCGGTAGGAAATCCCATCGCCAAGCAGACGTCGGAGATGGGGCAGAGCGCGAGCTGGATGGCATACCAATACGATGCCCTTGGTCGCACGCGCGTTGTCGAGGCCCGCACGGCGACCCAGACCGAGCGCCTCTCCCGGACCTTCTATGAGGATCCTTTCCCTCCTTTCACTGATGGATGTCCGGGCAAGTACCGAGGGAAGCCGCACTATACGGTGGATTCCTTTGGCGCGACCTGGTTCAGTTACGATGCTTTTGGTCGCTTGATTGCGAAGTACCGGGTCCGGGGAGCCGAAACAGATCCTCCGTCCCGTGACTGTAATACCTCACCCTATTTCTCGGGAAAGGACAGCCCCAATCACATCTTCAAATACGACTCGGTGGGTCGGCTTGTCGGTGAGATTTATCCCTACGGTCGGGAAATCGAGTACAGGTACCATCCGTCCTTCACGGGAATGCCCCATCGCGTCAGCGACATCTATGTGGCGCATCTGTATCCCAATGGGACGTCGAGCAATGACCCCTTGATTACTTCGGTGGAGTGGGAACCCTACGGAGGGTTGAAGGCATACAAGACCCACTCGCGAGGCGAGGCAGGAGTACCGTCGTCCGCGCAGGTTCGGTATCACCAAGGGGGAGCCAATGCCGGGATGGCGGATTGCTCCTCCTCGTCCTTTACCCAGGCCGTTGACAGCGCAGGAGTTCCTTTCGGGCGGCTCTCTGGGTTGAGTGTGAGCCGAGTGATCACGGGAGACGTGTTCAAGCGTGCCTACCGGTACAAGGCGGATCAGCTTGAGGGAGAGGACACCTGCATCCTGCAGACTTCGAGCACGGACCATCCCACGACTCAGGAGTATCGTGGGCCATCGGGAGAGCCTGGCTATGACGCGCGCCTTCAGCTGAGCCGGGTGACCAACCGGCATGATAATGGCGGATGGATGGTGACCGACCGGACGATTTCCTACGCCTACGATGTGCGCGGAAACCGGACGAGCGAAACCCAGAATGGCTTCACGGTGCAGTCGGAGTACGTCAACTCCTTCCCTCGGGTCGACCAGCTCTCCAGACGCAACTTCTCGGCCCCCGTCTGTCAGTCGGGTCAACTGGGATGTCTTCCCTACGGAATCACGACGAAATACTGGCATGATCTGGCGGGGCGCATGACCAATGCGGATTGGTATCTCAGCCCGACCTCGACCCAGGCCTATTACTCGGTGTCACTCAATGCCACGCTAGCGTCGCCCCTGGATATTGGAGCCGTCTACCGGCAGGTGAGCACCAGCCAGGAGGGGGGGCCGGGTAGCAGCTCCGAGTATTTCTATGATGCCGGAGGCCGGCGCCGTCTGAAGCTCACCTGGGATGGACGGGAGGACGAGTATTTCTATTCGGGGACGCAGTTGCTCGTGGACGTGGGGCATACTGCTGCCAATCCGAACACGACTGACTACATCCTGGACGAGTATGTGTGGCTGGATGGCCGGCCAGTCGCGCTCATCAAGTCGCGCTTTGCTCACTCGCCCTTCCTGCGGGTCGCGGACAACACCCAGGATTGCTCGCGCTTCGGTGTGGAGTCCGACGTCCCGTGTGGAACCTACTTCCCGGTGACGGATGGACTGGGCAAGCCGGTCCTGCTGCTGGATTCGCGCGGCCGGATCAGTGGAACGGGAGACTACGAGCCCTTCGGCCACGTGAACCGGGTGGCTCACTTCGCCGCGGCGCGAGACAATTTCAGTTCTCCCGTCGCCACCCTGCGCACGCCGTCGAACCCGGGACTCGTGACCCAGGTCCGAGGCCGCTTCGAGTGGGTGGAAGCCCATGGTCTGGCACGCGTGTACCTTGCGGACGCGCAGGGAGAACCCCTGCCAGGACCCAATGATGGGGATGGCCGCATCTGGGGCGGGGCGAAGGGCCGCACCGCGACTCTGGGGTGGGTGAGGGCGCCCGCGAACGGAGTCTTCTATGTGCGAATGAGCCCCGACGTGGATGGGCAGACCCACACGGAAGCCCACCTGAGCGGGTTCGAGTACCGGCGTTACGAGGCCACTGCCAAGCCGGTTTGGCTTCCGCTTCGACTGCCGGGCCAGTACTTCGACCCCGAAACCGACCTGTTTGAAAACTGGAATCGATTCTACGATCCAAGCATTGGTAGGTATTTGGCGCCTGAGCCAAAGGCATTGGATCCTGAATACGTGCTGGCTCAGGCCAAGGCGGGGATGAATGTCCTTGTTTACGCCTATGCTGCCAATAATCCGGTTTTTTTCTCTGATCCGACGGGGCTTGAATTGTCGAGACTCGAGGAGTTGATGGTGGAACTCGGGAAAAAGCTTCAGCAGTTGGTTGCCGCGGAGCAAAAGAAGAAAGAGCAGGATATGCGGGAGCCAATCGCGCGGGTTGATGAGATTGTATCGGAGGACAATGAAACCCATGAAGAAGTGAAGGATCTTCAGGTCGTTGGGCCATGGATGGGCGAAAGTTCTCGTAAGAATGAGACGAAGGCAAACGCCGATACGGTGGCGACGATTCATGGTCATGTTCTCAAGTCAGACAAGGATTTGCCGTCGTTCCTTGATTACCAATCAGCACAGAGTGTACCCGCTGGTGTGCGAAAGCATGATGTGTATATTGTGACGTCGGGGGGGAAGCTTTTTCAGGTGAAGGCAGGGAGTGGAAGAATAAACGTCTACGATCCGAAAAAGGGTGGTGGAAATGGAAGCTTTGTTGATTCGGGCAAGGCTTTCAGGGATCTGAAATGA
- a CDS encoding PAS domain-containing sensor histidine kinase, whose protein sequence is MESPSASFDGAATEGMTEAHSRLLLETLVACTPVGLAVVDLEQRFVQVNEALADMNGIPRAAHLGRKVQDLLPEMWTLLRPQYQHIMDGGEAKTFEISGTTPRATGVERHFLTSYYPMRTPSGVLLGIGIIVVEVTEQRRAHEALQASEQRYRSLVEAMAQPVWTTNGRGEVVEPAPRWLAFTGQTHEEHLGLGWLSAIHPEDRKRVVRGWVESLRTRTSYRGEFRLKFHAGGYRNVVGRAVPVFGEKGDIREWVSTAEDVTERKKAEAQVETERARLHSVLMSAPASIAILSGKEQTFTLVNPLYRRLSKGMDLTGMQLRPHVSPDDAYSELVSRAFTTGEAQTQKEVSLATDEQATGTDAFRRFDIVYQPLRDVHGQVDSVLSFAIDVTERVEAREKLEQWAASLKNQQQWLEAVLDRTPVALLLMEPHSGRTLFANQAARQMAGGEFPEGLRAERYAGTYLFTDEQGRPLSNEEIPGVRAARGEPVHGAPVVWHTPTGRYSLLIEAAPLPAQHGHPATVLLAHQDVSELRATQAQLQHAVSLRDEFLTVASHELKTPLTPLQLKLQSLLRDAQTASSLEGLQERVVRTAESVSGQIRKMTTLINDLLEVTQLTGPSAPLQLEPVDLASVVRDVVERFKPQAAKAGCEMVIQAPDGVVGRWDRHRLEQVTSSLLSNALKYGAGKPVTLTVERVRGMARLSVKDEGIGIAPASLQAIFEKFTRAVSTRHYGGLGLGLFITRQIVEAHHGTLRAESQPGQGATFIVELPLLVP, encoded by the coding sequence GTGGAAAGTCCCAGCGCAAGCTTCGACGGTGCGGCCACCGAGGGCATGACCGAGGCGCATTCCCGGCTCCTCCTTGAGACCCTGGTGGCATGCACACCCGTGGGCCTCGCCGTGGTGGACCTGGAGCAGCGCTTCGTCCAGGTCAACGAAGCCCTCGCGGACATGAATGGGATTCCGCGCGCCGCCCACCTGGGCCGCAAGGTGCAGGACCTCCTGCCGGAGATGTGGACCCTGCTGCGCCCCCAGTACCAGCACATCATGGACGGGGGGGAGGCGAAGACGTTCGAGATCAGCGGCACCACGCCCAGGGCGACCGGGGTGGAGCGCCACTTCCTCACCAGCTACTACCCCATGCGGACACCGTCGGGCGTGCTGCTGGGCATCGGCATCATCGTCGTGGAGGTGACGGAGCAGCGCAGGGCGCACGAAGCGCTCCAGGCCAGCGAGCAGCGCTACCGCTCGCTGGTGGAGGCCATGGCCCAGCCGGTGTGGACGACCAACGGCCGGGGCGAGGTGGTGGAGCCCGCGCCGCGCTGGCTGGCCTTCACCGGCCAGACACACGAGGAGCACCTGGGGCTGGGCTGGCTCTCCGCCATCCACCCCGAGGACCGCAAGCGCGTGGTGCGGGGCTGGGTGGAGTCCCTGCGCACACGCACGTCCTACCGGGGCGAGTTCCGCCTGAAGTTCCATGCGGGGGGCTACCGGAACGTGGTGGGCCGCGCCGTGCCCGTCTTCGGTGAAAAGGGAGACATCCGTGAGTGGGTGTCCACCGCGGAGGACGTCACGGAGCGCAAGAAGGCGGAGGCGCAGGTGGAGACCGAGCGGGCACGGCTGCACTCCGTGCTGATGAGCGCTCCGGCGTCCATCGCCATCCTGTCGGGGAAGGAGCAGACCTTCACGCTGGTGAACCCCCTCTACCGGCGCCTGTCGAAGGGCATGGACCTGACGGGAATGCAGCTGCGGCCCCATGTCAGTCCGGACGATGCGTATTCGGAGCTGGTGAGCCGGGCCTTCACCACCGGGGAGGCGCAGACGCAGAAGGAGGTGTCGCTCGCCACCGACGAACAGGCGACGGGAACGGACGCCTTCCGGCGCTTCGACATCGTCTACCAGCCCCTGCGCGACGTGCACGGCCAGGTGGACTCCGTGCTGTCGTTCGCCATCGACGTGACGGAGCGGGTGGAGGCGAGGGAGAAGCTGGAGCAGTGGGCCGCGTCGCTCAAGAATCAGCAGCAGTGGTTGGAGGCAGTGCTGGACCGGACGCCCGTGGCCCTGCTGCTGATGGAGCCCCACTCCGGCCGGACCCTCTTCGCCAATCAGGCAGCCCGGCAGATGGCCGGCGGCGAGTTTCCCGAAGGCCTCCGGGCTGAACGCTACGCGGGCACCTACCTCTTCACGGACGAGCAGGGCCGGCCGCTGAGCAACGAAGAGATCCCGGGGGTGCGAGCCGCGCGCGGGGAGCCGGTGCATGGGGCTCCCGTCGTGTGGCACACGCCCACGGGGCGCTATTCCCTGCTCATTGAAGCAGCGCCCCTGCCCGCCCAGCACGGCCACCCGGCGACGGTGCTGCTGGCCCACCAGGACGTGAGCGAGCTGCGAGCGACCCAGGCCCAGCTCCAGCACGCGGTGTCCCTGCGGGATGAGTTCCTGACGGTGGCGTCCCACGAATTGAAGACGCCGCTGACGCCCTTGCAGCTCAAGCTCCAGTCCCTGCTGAGGGACGCCCAGACGGCCTCGTCGCTGGAGGGGCTGCAGGAGCGCGTGGTGCGCACCGCGGAGAGCGTGTCCGGGCAGATCCGCAAGATGACCACGCTCATCAACGACCTGCTGGAGGTGACGCAGCTCACCGGCCCGTCCGCGCCGCTGCAACTGGAGCCGGTGGACCTGGCCTCCGTGGTCCGGGACGTGGTGGAGCGGTTCAAGCCCCAGGCGGCGAAGGCGGGCTGTGAGATGGTCATCCAGGCCCCGGACGGCGTGGTGGGCCGGTGGGACCGGCACCGCCTGGAGCAGGTGACGAGCAGCCTGTTGTCCAACGCGCTGAAGTACGGCGCGGGGAAGCCGGTCACGCTCACGGTGGAGCGGGTCCGGGGAATGGCGAGGCTGAGCGTGAAGGACGAAGGCATCGGCATCGCGCCGGCAAGCCTCCAGGCCATCTTCGAAAAGTTCACCCGCGCTGTTTCAACCCGTCACTACGGAGGTCTGGGATTGGGCCTCTTCATCACCAGACAGATTGTCGAAGCCCACCACGGCACCCTGCGCGCGGAGAGCCAACCCGGGCAGGGTGCGACGTTCATCGTGGAGCTGCCCCTTTTGGTTCCGTGA